From a region of the Drosophila ananassae strain 14024-0371.13 chromosome XL, ASM1763931v2, whole genome shotgun sequence genome:
- the LOC123257551 gene encoding uncharacterized protein LOC123257551, giving the protein MEKVGRFRSPRHYFGSGLVKTIEMHVFVDASQSAFASVVYWRITYEDGDVQVKFVCAKTKCAPMRTMTIPWLELQAAVLGMRLMDTVRQHHSVAIAETVLWTDSKTVLRWIGSTHRRYKQFVGNRVAEILESTKVAHWRWLPSADNVADDATRAQRSVDLSEESRWLRRPAFLRRPAGSWPGTAPTDEGDAEDEEEMPSEFVLVGASDPFISLQRFSSYRRLLRTTAWVLRFIRQCREQRDELENYGLSVAECEAAEDFPDEAFPDEMQPAEKGLDVAKRSDICGLAPYLYANGVLRAYGRIDAVLCIPYSARRPVILSHRHGLTGMIVRDAHVRMKHQNLDATMAEIRTRFWITRLRRELRSVISGCSECKLRPLPEDRLDANGWPFKSTGLDYFGPLLMTVARHQE; this is encoded by the coding sequence ATGGAGAAAGTGGGACGTTTTCGGAGCCCACGTCACTACTTTGGATCCGGGCTGGTGAAGACTATCGAGATGCACGTATTTGTGGATGCGAGTCAGTCGGCATTCGCATCAGTGGTCTACTGGAGGATCACGTATGAGGACGGCGACGTGCAAGTGAAGTTCGTGTGCGCAAAGACGAAGTGTGCACCGATGCGAACGATGACGATTCCATGGTTGGAGCTGCAGGCAGCAGTTCTAGGAATGAGGTTGATGGACACAGTCAGGCAGCACCATAGTGTGGCCATTGCAGAGACTGTGCTATGGACGGATTCGAAGACAGTGCTGCGTTGGATTGGCAGCACACACAGGCGCTACAAGCAGTTCGTAGGGAACAGAGTAGCCGAGATCCTGGAGTCAACGAAGGTGGCCCATTGGAGATGGCTACCATCCGCCGACAACGTGGCAGATGATGCAACTCGGGCGCAACGCAGCGTGGACCTAAGCGAGGAGTCACGCTGGTTAAGAAGACCGGCATTCCTGAGGAGACCAGCGGGCAGCTGGCCAGGAACTGCACCCACCGACGAAGGGGATGCAGAAGACGAAGAGGAGATGCCGAGTGAGTTCGTGCTTGTTGGCGCGAGTGACCCGTTTATATCGCTGCAGAGATTTTCAAGCTACAGGCGATTGCTGAGGACTACGGCCTGGGTCCTAAGGTTCATACGTCAATGCCGTGAACAACGAGATGAGCTGGAGAACTACGGCCTCTCTGTAGCTGAGTGTGAAGCAGCTGAGGACTTCCCCGATGAGGCGTTCCCCGATGAGATGCAGCCCGCAGAGAAGGGCCTGGACGTCGCTAAAAGAAGCGACATATGTGGACTGGCGCCATACCTATATGCCAATGGAGTCCTGCGAGCGTATGGCAGGATTGATGCGGTGCTATGCATACCGTACAGCGCCAGGAGGCCGGTGATCCTCTCCCACCGGCACGGTCTCACGGGGATGATTGTGCGCGACGCCCATGTGAGGATGaagcatcaaaacctggatgCTACGATGGCGGAGATCCGGACCAGGTTCTGGATTACGAGACTGCGGAGAGAGCTTCGTAGTGTGATCTCAGGATGCAGCGAGTGTAAGCTGAGACCCCTGCCAGAGGATCGTTTGGACGCCAATGGCTGGCCGTTTAAGAGCACGGGCCTCGACTACTTTGGACCACTGCTAATGACCGTTGCTCGGCACCAAGAGTAA